From a single Ochotona princeps isolate mOchPri1 chromosome 12, mOchPri1.hap1, whole genome shotgun sequence genomic region:
- the LOC118758010 gene encoding protein POLR1D-like, with product MEEDQELERKAIEELLKEAKRGKTRAETMGPMGWMKCPLAGTNKRFLINTIKNTLPSHKEQDHEQKEGNKEPAKDQDQKEANSKQHRSHAHKRSWHSRSSSRHSPPHKRRTQDKHEARASRR from the exons gaaagcaatagaagaacTTCTTAAGGAGGCAAAACGTGGAAAAACTAGAGCAGAAACAATGGGACCCATGGGTTG GATGAAGTGTCCTCTTGCTGGTACCAATAAAAGATTTCTAATAAACACAATTAAGAATACCTTGCCCTCCCATAAAGAGCAAGACCACGAACAAAAAGAGGGCAATAAGGAACCTGCGAAAGACCAGGACCAGAAAGAAGCTAACTCCAAGCAGCACAGAAGCCACGCCCATAAGCGCAGCTGGCATTCCCGCAGCTCCAGCAGGCATTCGCCCCCACACAAGCGCCGCACCCAGGACAAGCATGAGGCCCGGGCCAGCCGGCGGTGA